In Pseudomonadota bacterium, a genomic segment contains:
- a CDS encoding NAD(P)H-dependent oxidoreductase subunit E, translating into MAVIKSGIRKFGHPGKGVRGARYEGKGRQVEPEALREIQTLLGDRPRRRDLLIEHLHIIQDNAGHLSARHLVALAQEMKLSLAEVYEVATFYAHFDVTADGDAPPAPLTIRVCDSLSCEMLGSDALYEGLKGRLDSSQVRLVRAPCMGRCESAPVAEVGHHHVVNATADNVMDAVNKGQTHPEIPSYVSFDEYIKNGGYRILKACINGDTDIEDIISALEASELRGLGGAGFPTGRKWRFVLAEPEPRLLAVNADEGEPGTFKDRYYMERDPHRFLEGMLIAARAVAAEECFIYLRDEYPGLHQVLAEEIAKLSAAGLDAGTKITLRRGAGAYICGEESAMLESIEGKRGEPRHKPPFPSQVGLFGRPTLINNVETLYWVRDIIERGPAWFADEGRNGGKGLRSFSVSGRVRDPGVKLAPAGITVNELIQEYCGGMAEGHEFKGYLPGGASGGILPASKGDIPLDFGTLESEGCLIGSAAVIVLSDQDNMRAAALNLMRFFEYESCGQCTPCRAGTEKAVKLMSAPVWDQPLLRELSKTMMDASICGLGQAAPNPLLTVLKHFPEDLTEETR; encoded by the coding sequence ATGGCTGTAATAAAGAGTGGCATTCGTAAATTCGGCCATCCCGGTAAGGGGGTGCGCGGCGCGCGCTACGAGGGCAAGGGCCGCCAAGTCGAACCCGAGGCGCTCCGCGAAATACAGACTTTGCTCGGCGATCGACCGCGCCGCCGCGATCTGCTGATCGAACATCTCCACATAATTCAAGACAACGCCGGCCATTTGTCTGCGCGCCATCTTGTGGCGCTGGCCCAGGAGATGAAGCTGTCTCTGGCCGAGGTTTATGAAGTCGCTACATTCTACGCTCATTTCGATGTGACCGCCGATGGCGACGCGCCGCCAGCGCCTCTCACCATCCGCGTGTGCGACAGCCTGAGTTGCGAAATGCTCGGTTCGGACGCGCTCTATGAAGGGCTGAAGGGACGCCTCGACAGCAGCCAAGTACGCCTCGTCCGCGCGCCCTGCATGGGGCGCTGCGAGAGCGCGCCGGTGGCCGAGGTCGGCCATCATCACGTGGTCAATGCCACCGCCGATAATGTCATGGACGCCGTCAACAAAGGTCAAACTCATCCCGAAATTCCATCTTATGTCAGCTTCGATGAATATATTAAAAATGGCGGATATCGTATTCTAAAAGCTTGCATAAATGGAGATACAGATATCGAAGATATCATCTCCGCTTTGGAAGCAAGCGAACTGCGCGGATTAGGCGGCGCCGGCTTCCCGACAGGGCGGAAATGGCGCTTCGTGCTGGCCGAACCGGAGCCGCGCCTGCTCGCCGTCAATGCCGATGAGGGCGAGCCTGGCACCTTTAAGGACCGCTATTACATGGAGCGCGATCCGCACCGTTTTCTCGAAGGCATGCTGATCGCCGCCCGCGCCGTCGCGGCAGAAGAATGCTTTATTTATCTGCGCGATGAATATCCCGGCCTACATCAGGTGCTGGCCGAAGAAATCGCCAAACTCTCCGCCGCCGGCCTCGATGCCGGCACCAAGATCACGCTCCGGCGCGGCGCCGGCGCCTATATATGTGGCGAGGAATCGGCGATGCTGGAGAGCATCGAGGGCAAGCGCGGCGAGCCGCGCCACAAACCGCCCTTCCCCTCCCAGGTCGGCCTGTTCGGCCGCCCGACGCTGATCAACAATGTCGAGACACTTTATTGGGTGCGCGACATCATCGAGCGCGGACCCGCATGGTTCGCCGATGAAGGCCGCAATGGCGGCAAGGGGCTGCGCAGCTTTTCGGTTTCGGGCCGGGTGCGCGATCCCGGCGTCAAGCTCGCGCCGGCCGGTATTACCGTTAACGAGCTGATTCAAGAATATTGCGGCGGCATGGCCGAAGGGCATGAATTCAAAGGCTATCTGCCGGGCGGCGCTTCGGGGGGTATCCTACCCGCGTCGAAGGGCGATATACCGCTCGATTTCGGGACGCTGGAGAGCGAAGGCTGCTTGATCGGCTCGGCTGCCGTCATCGTGTTGTCCGACCAAGACAATATGCGTGCTGCGGCGCTCAATCTGATGCGCTTTTTCGAGTATGAAAGCTGCGGCCAATGCACGCCGTGCCGCGCTGGAACCGAAAAGGCAGTCAAGCTCATGTCGGCGCCGGTATGGGATCAACCGCTGTTGCGCGAACTCAGTAAAACCATGATGGACGCCTCGATCTGCGGCCTCGGCCAGGCGGCACCCAATCCGCTGCTCACGGTGTTGAAGCATTTTCCCGAGGATTTGACCGAGGAAACAAGATGA
- a CDS encoding DUF364 domain-containing protein, producing the protein MTGVEDRLRAVLRHGISGIAKRVVIGLNWTYVEGPVGAGLVHTPVRGTEGCRSLPESGSYQGRTLADLAALMESDNIFERVLGYAAANAHHNRYDLEGVAVNGLDMIKPCGQHTVVIGRFPELDEKLPGAAVIEREPRPGDYPPEAAADLIPAAKYLAITASALSNGSLAGLLALAPASAFTVLVGPSAPLCPALLALGINALSGLIPTDLDGTAQRVAEGGSVRALKPLGRYVTLVPD; encoded by the coding sequence ATGACCGGGGTGGAAGACCGGCTTCGCGCCGTTCTCCGTCACGGCATCTCCGGCATCGCCAAACGCGTCGTCATCGGCCTCAACTGGACCTATGTCGAGGGGCCGGTCGGCGCCGGACTGGTGCATACACCGGTGCGCGGCACTGAGGGCTGCCGCAGCCTGCCCGAGTCTGGCAGTTATCAGGGCCGCACCCTGGCTGATCTCGCCGCGCTGATGGAATCGGACAATATCTTCGAACGCGTGCTGGGCTATGCCGCGGCCAACGCGCATCACAATCGCTATGACCTCGAAGGCGTAGCCGTGAATGGTCTCGACATGATAAAGCCGTGCGGCCAACACACCGTGGTGATCGGGCGCTTTCCCGAGCTCGATGAAAAACTCCCCGGCGCCGCCGTGATCGAGCGCGAACCCCGCCCCGGCGATTATCCGCCCGAAGCCGCCGCCGATCTCATTCCGGCGGCAAAATATCTCGCTATCACGGCATCGGCGCTTTCCAACGGCAGCCTTGCAGGCCTACTTGCGCTCGCGCCGGCTTCCGCCTTTACGGTGCTGGTGGGGCCGAGCGCACCACTTTGTCCGGCGCTCTTGGCGCTTGGCATCAACGCGCTGTCCGGACTTATCCCAACCGATCTCGATGGCACGGCGCAACGGGTCGCTGAAGGTGGCTCGGTCCGCGCCTTGAAGCCGCTCGGCCGGTACGTGACCTTGGTCCCGGATTAG
- a CDS encoding formate dehydrogenase accessory sulfurtransferase FdhD produces the protein MEFSVKPEPENPRLTREMRGLDQNGEELQIRVVEERPMTIFLNGQEIVTVMTIRDHPEYLALGYLLNQRMLLPDDIVTAVDYDEDIETIVVRTKRKTDYEKKLRKKTLTSGCAQGTVFGDMMEHIDSVQFPPDAVLKTSWLYTLSRKINTQPSLYLTAGAIHGCVLCEADRPLIYMEDVGRHNAIDKIAGYMFRHGVAAEGKMFYTTGRLTSEMVLKTVQMGIPVLISRSGFTAWGVELARQTGLTLVGRAKGKRFIVLAGEERIQFDADASEVAAAARRQRRGGTSAA, from the coding sequence ATGGAATTCAGCGTAAAACCGGAACCAGAAAATCCGCGTCTCACGCGTGAGATGCGTGGCCTCGATCAGAATGGCGAAGAATTGCAAATTCGCGTCGTCGAGGAACGGCCGATGACGATATTCCTCAATGGCCAGGAAATCGTCACGGTAATGACGATCCGCGACCACCCGGAATATCTCGCGCTTGGCTATCTCCTCAATCAGCGCATGTTGCTGCCTGACGACATCGTGACGGCGGTCGATTATGACGAGGATATCGAGACCATCGTTGTGCGCACCAAGCGCAAGACCGATTACGAGAAAAAATTACGTAAGAAAACGCTCACCTCCGGCTGCGCCCAAGGCACTGTCTTCGGCGACATGATGGAGCATATCGACAGCGTTCAATTTCCACCGGATGCGGTGCTAAAAACCTCCTGGCTGTACACGCTCAGCCGCAAGATCAACACCCAGCCCAGTCTCTATCTGACAGCCGGAGCGATCCATGGCTGCGTGCTGTGCGAGGCCGACCGCCCATTGATCTACATGGAAGATGTTGGGCGCCACAACGCCATCGACAAAATTGCCGGCTATATGTTCCGTCACGGCGTCGCGGCGGAAGGCAAAATGTTCTACACCACCGGGCGGCTCACCAGCGAGATGGTGCTGAAGACGGTGCAGATGGGTATTCCAGTACTCATATCGCGCTCGGGCTTCACCGCCTGGGGCGTGGAACTAGCCCGCCAGACCGGCCTGACCTTGGTCGGGCGCGCCAAGGGCAAGCGCTTTATCGTGCTCGCCGGAGAAGAGCGTATTCAGTTCGATGCCGATGCGAGCGAAGTGGCCGCAGCGGCCCGCCGGCAGCGGCGCGGCGGGACCAGCGCCGCCTGA
- the fdhF gene encoding formate dehydrogenase subunit alpha, with product MSAKTSFTLDGQTLEAAEGETIWQCAERAGIDIPHLCYSKAPDYRADGNCRVCMVEVEGERVLAASCIRKPTEGMVVHSSNERAATARKMVMELLVADQPPRESSHDPNSELWHWAEQMGQTASRFPARRTPAADVSHTAMSVNLDACIHCTRCVRACREVQVNDVIGMAGRGAGNKIVFDFDDAMGSSSCVACGECVQACPTGALMPARGVGKVIPDKKVESVCPYCGVGCQLTFNVKDNKILSVEGRDGPSNSERLCVKGRFGFDYVNHDHRLTKPLIRRSDAPAKSANIDIDPANPYTHFRDATWEEALEIAAQGLTRIRDASGGKALAGFGSAKGSNEEAYLFQKLVRSGFGSNNVDHCTRLCHASSVAALLETIGSGAVTASFNEARHSDVIIVIGAHPTSNHPVAATFLKNAAQRGAKLVVIDPRGSTLARHASHFLQFKPGRDVALLNALMHVIVAEELYDQQYVLAHTEGFEQLRDHLKQFSPEKMAPICGIEPDVLREVARLYAGAKAAIIFWGMGISQHIHGTDNARCLISLALMSGQVGRPGTGLHPLRGQNNVQGASDAGLVPMFYPDYQPVTDTAIQNRFEALWGASLDPERGLTVVEIMDAAHAGDIRGMYIMGENPAMSDPNTHHVREAFARLDHLVVQEIFLTETAFFADVILPATAWPEKDGTVTNTNRQIQMGRKAVDAPDGVMPDWWIIAELAKRIGLDWNYAHPSDVFAEMKQCMASLNNISWPRLERESVVTYPCDGEDLPGNDVIFGNGFPTPSKRGKFVPASIIEPDEMPDAEYPMVLSTGRQLEHWHTGAMTRRSETLDNLEPEAVASLAPLEMERLGIRPGDQIEVATRRGRISLKARADTGIPKGVVFVPFCYAEAAANMLTNPALDPIGKIPEFKFCAAKVEKAAPPAAAE from the coding sequence ATGAGCGCCAAGACCAGCTTTACTCTGGACGGCCAAACCCTGGAAGCGGCGGAGGGTGAGACGATTTGGCAATGCGCGGAGCGCGCCGGCATCGACATCCCCCATCTTTGTTATTCCAAGGCGCCGGATTATCGCGCAGACGGCAATTGCCGCGTATGCATGGTCGAGGTCGAGGGCGAACGGGTGCTGGCCGCCTCCTGCATCCGCAAGCCGACCGAGGGCATGGTGGTGCACAGCAGCAACGAGCGCGCGGCAACGGCGCGCAAGATGGTGATGGAACTGCTGGTCGCCGATCAGCCGCCGCGCGAAAGCAGCCACGATCCGAATTCCGAACTGTGGCATTGGGCCGAGCAGATGGGCCAGACCGCGAGCCGCTTTCCGGCCCGCCGCACACCCGCCGCCGATGTCAGCCACACCGCCATGTCGGTTAATCTAGATGCCTGCATCCATTGTACGCGCTGTGTGCGCGCCTGCCGCGAAGTACAGGTCAATGATGTCATCGGCATGGCCGGGCGCGGCGCCGGCAACAAGATTGTGTTCGATTTCGACGATGCCATGGGATCGTCGAGCTGCGTCGCTTGCGGTGAATGCGTGCAGGCCTGCCCAACCGGCGCCCTGATGCCGGCGCGCGGTGTCGGCAAAGTCATTCCCGACAAGAAGGTCGAGAGCGTCTGCCCGTATTGCGGCGTCGGCTGCCAGCTCACCTTTAACGTCAAAGACAACAAGATCCTCTCGGTCGAAGGCCGCGACGGCCCGTCGAATTCGGAGCGTCTCTGCGTCAAGGGTCGCTTTGGATTTGATTACGTCAACCATGACCACCGCCTGACCAAGCCGTTGATCCGGCGCAGCGACGCACCTGCTAAATCTGCCAATATCGATATCGACCCGGCCAACCCGTACACCCATTTTCGTGACGCAACGTGGGAAGAAGCGCTCGAAATCGCCGCCCAGGGTCTGACCCGCATTCGCGATGCGTCAGGCGGCAAGGCGCTAGCCGGCTTTGGCTCGGCCAAGGGCTCCAACGAGGAGGCCTATCTGTTCCAGAAGTTGGTGCGCTCCGGCTTCGGCAGCAACAATGTCGATCACTGCACGCGTCTTTGTCATGCTTCGTCGGTGGCGGCGCTATTGGAAACCATCGGCTCCGGCGCGGTGACTGCGAGCTTTAACGAGGCGCGCCATTCCGACGTCATCATCGTCATCGGCGCGCATCCGACCTCCAATCATCCGGTGGCGGCTACATTTTTGAAGAACGCCGCCCAGCGAGGCGCCAAGCTTGTGGTCATCGACCCGCGTGGCTCCACGCTGGCGCGCCACGCCAGCCATTTCCTGCAGTTCAAACCGGGGCGCGACGTCGCGCTGTTGAACGCGCTGATGCATGTCATCGTCGCCGAGGAACTTTATGACCAGCAATATGTCCTGGCCCACACCGAAGGCTTCGAACAACTGCGCGATCATCTGAAGCAGTTTTCGCCCGAGAAGATGGCGCCGATCTGCGGCATTGAACCCGATGTGCTGCGCGAGGTGGCGCGGCTTTATGCCGGCGCCAAGGCTGCCATCATTTTTTGGGGCATGGGCATCTCGCAACATATCCATGGCACCGACAACGCGCGCTGCCTAATCTCGCTCGCCCTGATGAGCGGCCAAGTCGGCCGCCCCGGCACCGGCCTGCATCCTTTGCGCGGCCAGAACAATGTACAGGGCGCCTCCGACGCCGGCCTCGTCCCGATGTTCTATCCGGACTATCAACCGGTGACCGATACCGCCATTCAGAACCGCTTCGAAGCGCTATGGGGCGCCTCGCTCGATCCCGAACGCGGCCTGACCGTGGTTGAAATAATGGATGCGGCACATGCGGGAGATATCCGTGGCATGTACATCATGGGCGAAAATCCGGCGATGTCGGACCCCAATACCCACCACGTGCGCGAAGCCTTCGCCAGGCTCGACCATCTCGTTGTGCAGGAAATCTTCCTTACCGAAACCGCGTTTTTCGCCGATGTGATCCTGCCGGCCACGGCATGGCCCGAAAAAGACGGCACCGTCACCAACACCAACCGGCAAATTCAGATGGGCCGGAAAGCGGTCGATGCGCCGGACGGCGTGATGCCAGATTGGTGGATCATCGCCGAACTAGCAAAGCGTATCGGCCTCGATTGGAATTACGCCCATCCGTCGGACGTGTTCGCCGAGATGAAACAATGCATGGCCTCGCTCAACAACATCTCTTGGCCGCGTCTTGAGCGCGAGAGCGTCGTAACCTATCCGTGCGACGGCGAAGATTTGCCCGGCAACGATGTCATTTTTGGTAACGGCTTTCCGACGCCGTCGAAGCGCGGAAAATTCGTGCCGGCCAGCATCATCGAGCCTGACGAGATGCCGGATGCGGAATACCCGATGGTGCTCTCCACCGGGCGGCAGTTGGAGCACTGGCACACCGGCGCCATGACGCGGCGCTCGGAAACGCTCGACAATCTCGAGCCCGAAGCGGTCGCTAGCCTGGCACCGCTGGAGATGGAGCGGCTCGGCATTCGCCCCGGCGACCAGATCGAGGTGGCAACGCGACGCGGGCGCATTTCCTTAAAGGCGCGCGCTGATACCGGCATTCCCAAGGGCGTTGTGTTCGTGCCGTTCTGCTATGCCGAGGCGGCCGCCAACATGCTGACCAACCCGGCGCTCGATCCGATTGGCAAGATTCCCGAATTCAAATTCTGCGCCGCTAAAGTAGAAAAAGCGGCACCACCGGCGGCGGCGGAATAA
- the mobA gene encoding molybdenum cofactor guanylyltransferase MobA → MQSIAGVLLAGGLARRMGGGDKSLRLLAGTPILGHVLARVRPQVGPLLLNVNGDPRRFNEFALPMAADVIEGHAGPLAGILTGMDWAAEHAPDCAWLASFATDAPFLPGDLVARLDGAIAAEGAEMACAASNGRSHPVFALWPIALRAALRHALVEEDIRKIDAWTARYKVATVEFAATPHDPFFNANRPEDFAEAERLLAEIG, encoded by the coding sequence ATGCAATCAATCGCCGGGGTGCTACTGGCGGGGGGCTTGGCCCGGCGCATGGGCGGCGGCGACAAAAGCCTGCGCTTGCTCGCTGGGACGCCGATCCTTGGCCATGTGTTGGCGCGCGTGCGCCCGCAGGTCGGGCCGCTCCTATTGAACGTCAACGGCGATCCGCGGCGCTTCAATGAATTTGCGCTGCCCATGGCGGCGGACGTGATCGAAGGCCATGCCGGGCCGCTCGCGGGAATCTTGACCGGCATGGATTGGGCGGCGGAGCACGCGCCGGATTGCGCCTGGCTGGCGAGCTTCGCCACGGACGCGCCGTTTCTGCCCGGTGATCTGGTGGCCCGCCTTGATGGCGCGATTGCGGCGGAGGGCGCGGAGATGGCGTGCGCCGCCTCGAACGGCCGCAGCCATCCGGTGTTTGCCCTCTGGCCGATCGCACTGCGCGCTGCGCTGCGCCATGCGTTGGTGGAAGAGGATATCCGCAAGATCGACGCCTGGACCGCGCGCTATAAAGTCGCGACGGTCGAATTTGCGGCGACGCCGCATGATCCCTTTTTCAACGCCAACCGCCCGGAAGATTTTGCCGAGGCGGAGAGATTGTTGGCCGAGATCGGCTAA